The Hippoglossus hippoglossus isolate fHipHip1 chromosome 4, fHipHip1.pri, whole genome shotgun sequence DNA window ATCACACACTCATCTCTGATTTGTTTGACTCGTGTATCAAGTGCCACTGAAGAGAATTCACTCTGATTATCAGgctaaaaataaagatgttctCCTTTTACCGACTTTGAACTGAATGAATCTCTGATCCTAGATCCCATCGCTGGATCTTTAGGTTTAGTCTCATTTACTCAAACCTGTTGTTTGTCTTCAGAGAGGAAATCAAATTTAACCTCGTGCTTTCCTGCTCTTTGCTTTTCTGattcaaattcatatttaaaggGTAAATAAAGACAGATGGATGTGTTTACCCTTCACTTCACTAAACTGAGTCTTTATCAGATTGTTGCCACGTCGACTGATGTCATCGTGACGccctgtggttgtgtgtctgcaggtcaGGCGATCCGAGGCTCCGACAGCCAGCTGTGTCCCAAGCCGCCTCCCAAACCCAGCAAAGTGCCGCTGGCTCGACTCCCTCGCTCGCCCTGCCTCCAGCCGCTGGTCCCCTCGTCCGCCTCCTGCAACCACACGGACTCGTCCTCCTCCGTCTTCCCGTCTCCGACTCTGGACTCCACGTGTGGGGAGTCGCCTGTGTGGAGGAGCGGAggtgactttaatatttaatgaatttagtttaaagttttaaaaagtcctgattcaaaaaacaaagcaaaatacttttcattcacttttttcATTCCTTACTTTATTGGCTCAACTATGGGGAAATGTTACAGCATCAAAGGGGAAAGTAAAATAAGCAATTTActatataaacacaaggaaatataaaataatcacatcGAGTGTAATCCTGTATATTATgtttacataaaataatatatatgtaaacatAATAGACAGGATAACACTTATATGATGTGATTAAACAAAAAGTATTCAATCTGAATAACTTGAGAAAATGCAATCAGAGAATAATCTTCTCTGCTATTggaaaaatgtccaaaactTAATTAACAATCAATTAATTAGTTTTCTGtgacactaaagctgcttttgtCTGAAACCACGTTTCTGTTCAtcttgttttaataatgttcCTGTACgtgtattattcattttattctatattaGTGTGACGTTACAGATTAACTCTTTATTAACGTCACATTAATGCAAATCAATCACAAGTATTCAACTCTAAATGATGTGATTTCTTCTCCTCCGTcacctcagctcctcctgcgaAGCCTCTGAAGTTTTCccacagctcctcctcttctctcctttcaccTCCTGATCGGCTTCACTATCCGGATACAGACTCGGTGACGGGCCGGACTGAGCGTCTGCAGCCGAGTCCCGCCGACCTGAGGTCCTGCAGCTCGCTGGAGTGGGAGGAGCCGATCTCTCCAGACTCCATCACAGACGACGGCCTCGCACTTCAGCCGCCACTCTGCAGCTACGTGGACAGgctgaggagggaaggagacggcgaggaggaggaggaggaggagggaggacgcAGAGGCCTGGACAGAAGCTCCTACCATCACGCCATCGCGGCCTTAGAGAACAccagcgaggaagaggaggaagatgcaggcagggaggaggatggggaggagaagaggaggaggagcagtttCCAGCGGCCGGTGGTGGAGACCGAGTCCATGTTCAGACCGGCAGAGTTCGGATCTCGACTCCTGCCGCCGGAGAACAAACCTCTGGAGATGGTGGTGCTGAAGAGAGCGAAGGAGCTGCTGCTCAGGCACAACCACCACAGCATCGCCAGACACCTGCTGATGGCCGACtgccaggtacacacacacacacacacacacacacaagagaggaacacacatgtgaggtagtgtgtgtgtgtgtgtgtgtgttaaattcaAACCTTTTCCTGTTCCGCAGGTTGTGAGGATACTGGGAGTGAGTCCGGAGCTCAAAGGTCAGATGGGCGTGTCCTCGGGTCTGGAGCTGGTGACGCTGCCGCACGGTCGACAGCTGAGGCTCGACCTCATGGAAAggtacacaacaaacacacattatacacacacacacacacacgcacaaagaaGAAGATTAATCATTACTTCTTATCTTTACTCATGTAAACCTCACAGTAAAAATTTGAGATAGATACAGTTCAACAAATAGGTTCAGTTGAACCGTCCTGTTTGTACTGTCATGGAAATAAACCCCCCCCCAGCCTCTGAGAGATCAAATTAGAAAACGGTAACAAAAACACACCTGGACGTGATCTTGTGTTGataatcctcctcctctctctctctctttgtccttcCTGTCTCGCTCAGACACCACACCATGGCGATAGGCGTCGCCGTGGATATTCTGGGATGTACGGGCAGCGTGGATGAGCGGGCGTCCACGTTAAATCGCATCATCCTCGTGGCGTTGGAGCTGAAGGACACGGTGGGCGACCTGTTCGCTTTCACGGCCCTGATGAAGGCTCTGGACCTGCcgcaggtaacacacacacacaccctggccACAGCCAAACCATAACACACCATATAAGATCCCCCCACCATCTTCATTCTTAATTACATCCAGCTCTCACATGAATTTCCTACACTTATACTATCACATActattacttatttatttattaacaaataTAAGTACACTGGAACAAACTCCCGATGAAAACTCCCTCATCTGGGTTTTGTTTCTCATCTCGTTTGATGGAAACTGATCCAAAGACCCTGTTTTGAAAGAGTTGTGTAAAACCTGCTGATGTCTCTGTGCAGATCAGCCGACTGGAGGAAACGTGGACGGCTCTGCGACGGAACTACACACAGACGGCCATCAGCTACGAGAAGACACTGAAACCTTTCTACAAGAACCTGTACGAGGGCACAGgtattcaacacacacacacacacacacacacacacacacacacacagtcacagagtcCTAAATCACATCTTGACATCACACCCATCATCGTGActgaccctcctcctcctcctcctcctccagcctccccTCCCCCCGGGGTCTGCGTCCCCCTCCTGCTGCCGCTCCTCACCCTGATGGAGCGCCCGTCAATCACACCTGAAGGGGGGGAACTGTGGGAGACCAGCGACCAGGGCTGCGACATCATGCTGCGCCACCTGGAGGCCGCACGCAACGTCgcgcacaacacacacagctacacagcCAACGCACAGAAGCTCTTACAAGGTAGAAACAGTCACACACGTTCTGTAAAGATGTTAAACGTTGAATGTTTGAGTATTataacgtgtgtttgtgtgtgttcagggtttCAGGCTGACGAAGACCTGCTGGAGGTTTTTAAAACAGACTTCCAGCTGCGGCTGCTGTGGGGAAGCCGCGGAGCCTCGGTCAACCAATCGGATCGCTACAGCAAATTCACTCTCATCCTCACCGCGTTGTCACGGAAACTGGAGCCCCCACCCAAAACTCAAACCTTAATCTAATATATGAATTCACTCAGTCCGGAGCCGAGCGGGTCAACGTCAGGTGGATCGAAGAACCAGATGAAGGGAAGACAAACGACCTGAGGCGGAATCAAACGTACGACGCCCAGCGGCCACTGAACTCGACACTGAGGAACTCGTACGAACTGATGCAATGAGAGCGACAACAACACGAGAGCCAGTCAAACTCATTTTAacgcctttaaaaaaaatgaatttgctCTTATTTCTCCTACACATAAATAccctttttattcatttggcCTTTTCAAATCCACCTTAAATATAGAAACTGTCCTAAAGCTCAAAGTCTCCTGGTTCCATCTCGACAAATCATATCACTGCAACAGCTTTAGAAAGAAGACTTGTGCCTGAAGTCTTTTCCACACTGAAGGTACAACAAGCCTTATACAAGTATATaatacatgtttctttttaaaaagctgagtGGACATGTCTGTGATGCTGGTGCCTCTGGAGCTTTTTGGTTCTCAGACTCACTCGtagtttaaaagttaaaattagAAAGCAGGGTTTAGAATCTAATAAAGAAATTAACTTATTTTCAGGCTTGTGCACAAAAACTAAAGGTCACAGGTtaatatttctgtctgtgtttcagttaATTGGTGTATTTAACTATATAACGAACCTTTTCTCCACATCTGGAAACTGCTTTTAACTCTGATCCGTTTGTTGCTGGTTTAACAAGCGAGACAAAAGGTGCAATGATGTGTTCTTGGACCCAGAGGATGACAAAGAACTACGATACAATCTCCTTTGGTTCATTTACACAGGAGCAGAAAGTCAGATACTTGCAAAGAATCAAAAAATCCAAACTCTCCGTTCATGTGAAAATTGAGCTTCACGTGTTTTTATTCtctcaaatcttttattttacagttacacacattaataaacatgACTTTGTGCATAGAAGCCCAGGAGCAGATTTGAAAACGTATGTAAACATGAGACTGAAGCTGTAAATATCTGAAGCGTGAGCGTGTTAATAATCGACTGTACATATTTTCTGTAGAAGACTGTAAAAAAGAAGTTGATGAATTCTaatgtttatattaaatatgaacGATGGGGGTTAAGATTGAATAAATAAGACGAATGAACTGTGGAGGTGAAATCgttgtttttacactgaatTTCGGCTTGAAGACTTCATCCATCGACAAAACGTCACAGAAACAAATGGACTTTTCATTGCTGCTTATTTTATTAGAACAATAtcttggaagaagaagaagaagaaacaaaaaagcatTTTGTTCACAAAGTGTCCGACAacattcaaagtaaaaacatgtgcaCAACAATATGGAGAGAAGTACTGCCATTGGTTATTAAAACATATACAACatggtaaaaacacacagatttaaatggATTAGACGTGTTGATATCCGGCTGAAACACCCAGTACCTGCTGCTTTCATTCACTGTAAAGGTTTGAGTTGACAGAAAAGAGGTTGAAGTTTATTTTCATGCTTGACGATCGGAGTTAGAAACGAGGAGGAATGTGAAGAACACGTGGGCTTTTATTTTGCTGGACGAGAAACAGCAGCACGCTCACAGTAGCTTGGCGGAGGTTTCAGTAGAGAACTGTTTGTACAAGAATGAACCTTTAGCATATTTAACATGTCAAAGCTGATTTGTTATTACTTATTTCTGCATAATATTCAGGATTAAACAACAGCGGCTATTATAATACGCAGCTCAGTGTTTATAGGCATAATAATGGTTAAGAAAATTACCTGTGAATGAGattttttggtcattttcaAAGCTGCCGTGTCACCGACAGCTTCggttaaagggacagttcacttCGAGACGTCTTCGGAGGAAAACTTGGGAGTGAAATGTCTCTTTAACAGTTCGTATCGTTTACTGAGTTTAACAGACGGCAACGCAAACACTCATCTGACGTGAAGAAgatgtttttgttcttgtgtCACCGTCAGAGGACGGTCCTCTTCGCCTTAGTGCACATTTACAATTACGATAACAAGCAGAGTATTGGTTTTAGTACTgaaataatttatcattaaGTTTGAgagtaaattaaaaacattcacttgCTCCAGCTTCTTAAAATGCAAAGattcactgtttctctctgagtTAAGTGAAaaatctttgggttttggattttttttgtttattcaacaaAACTAGAAACTGGAAGACGTTGCCTTGGACTCGTTAAGATTCTGATATTAATCATTATTTCATTGACCAAacaattagaaaaataataaatcaatagtAATTGTAGTAATGGTAATTGCTTTAGTAACATCAGGACAAGACATCTGAAGTTTTATAGATGAgaacaatacattttctaatGGATTAATTAATGATGTAAAATAATTAGCTGGAGCCATTTATGAAATCAGATTTGTACATGAAACAAAAAGCATTGATGGATCTTTGTACTTGTTTAAAAGATTTCACCATTAAAAACTGAGCAAACTGCCATTTTGCTTCCCCGATAAATTTAAATCCAAATCAGCAGAAGGACGTCAGGGACTCGACCTAAGTTTCTACACATCAAAATTTAATTTACTCGAAGTTAAGTCCTAACAAATCCTTCAAATTTGGAGTTTGAGCCACTTTAGGAGCTAAAAGTGAAGTTATTACTTGTTGTTCTCTCACTGGTGAAATACTGAAATCTCTGAAATACCCCTTTAATGTCCAATAGAGGAAAGGTCACGGACAGTGGAGGAAATGTGGAGTCGTGAAACCGGGGGGGAAAGTTCAAGTAACAACATCTACAGCATCGCTCTGTACATTTCACAGCTTCATCCAAGAAACACAGGGTACACCTCCGGCCTGGCCACGCGCTGCTCTGAGAGCTGCTGGCTTATTGTCTTAAATAATCATCAAAACCAAGTGAAACTTCGAGTCATTTTGTTTGAACAGAAACGGTGAGTGGTTAAAAATGAGAATCTATAGAAAATCATGCAAAGGAAGTTTTCTGACAAGTTAGAAAACGAGTATAAAACCATTTCAAAAGAGAGAATTACTCTAcgctgcttcttttttttttttttagcttcattCATAAAGATCACACTTTATCGCACATTCATCTATTCACTCGCTCATTTATAATCAGATTCATTTGCTGTAGTACTTAAGGGCAAAGTGCATCGGTTCCATTCAAACCTTTTCGTCTCATGAAGAGTGTCAATCAACCTAAAAACagtcaccatggaaacacatTCAACTTGACATAAGAGATGTTAATATGTACAAATCATTCAATGGTAAAAACTAACGTCACACATGTAACacacatgtaacacacacacgtgcacacagctTAAAGTGTACGGGAAGCCAAATGGTGTTTCTGATGTGACTGGCGTTCCCTATATGTGCGTACACGTGTTTTGATGCATGCGTGCGTGTCGtcacattcacaaatacaaccgatgaaatgagaaaaacttTTTCATGTAGATGAAGCTGAGTCCCCTCACTGATACGAGGGGCTGAGCCCAGGTGCCTGATGGGAGATGTAGTCAAGCGGCAGACAcatccagatgtgtgtgtgtgtgtggaaaaatccctccacacaaaaacaaaaacacaaggtgaGATTTTAAGGCAGAATCTGACCTGCAACGTCCCGGAGCTTCCGCTTGTTTGTTCgatgatggtaaaaaaaaaaaaaggggctcAGTCCGGTTTTGGTGAAGAGAGACTGCCGCCTGCTGGTCGGCTGGTTGAATTACAAccacaggagagaggaggaaaggtgggaaaagaaggagaaagaggaggaggagcaggaggaggaggaggaggagagaggtccTGTTTGCACCTGATAGTCCTGCTATCTGACTAAGGAGTATCTGATTTACCCAAACTCATGCTGGAGGTGCATGAAGACATCATGACGATAAGGCATTCAACATTCAACaacgttacacacacacacaggaaggtgCAGTGAAGGTCACCTGCTCATGTTTGATAATGACACGTTAACAACATGCGACTGGATGAGTGAGGACAGGCATGAGGAGCAGAGTGGCTCAGGCAGACATCACCAACAGAGCACAGACAAAGACTGACGACGATGATGACGGGAGTGAGTCGGAGCGGAGCAGCACTGATTCTGTTAGTTTGATGCTGTGAGCGAACCTGAGCCTGaaagttaatgaaaaaaaactctgaTATGCTGAGTTTGAAGTTGAACTGGTTTCAACTGAAAGTTCAGAGGTAAAGTTTGTGTTGGGAGTCGGATTTGGGGAAAGTATGGAAAATCTAAAAAGGGGGTCAGAAATTATCCAAACAATTTACGAGAAGTGAGAAATCCTCACGAGCTTGACAGAGGTCATCACAAGGTCCATTTACTTAATAACTACATGAATGACGTTCCCCTGGGGACAGAGTAGCTGGGATATTGCATCATTAGCATCGTCACCAAATAGATGGAGCTTGTGATCACTTCCTGGTCTGACAGCTCTTCTCCTGTTAGGATCCAACTGTAAGAtcataaatactgtaaatcattGCCAGCTTATGGCTTCGGGATCTTCTACGTTCGGTACaaccctcccttcctcctcccgaACTACATGCGAGCATGCAGACATGCAAACCTCCCTCCCAGCCCACTTCCCCTCTCttccacccccctctctcttttccccctcctatttctctctcttcctcgtGTACCCGCACCACCATTAATCAGCAATCACCGTGAGCCCtccaccagccaatcaaatcgcCCGGCCACCCTGCAGCCCTCAGGAACCTGCGGTCACATAGAGGAGAGGGCCAgttactaacacacacacacacacacacacacacacacacacacacacacacacacacacacacacacacacacacacacacacacacacacacacacacacacacacacacacacacacacacacacaccagatttAAGTTTCAACAGAATAACAGGggtcacagagacagactgtgtTTAAGTCTGAAAGACCTCAGCGTTTTCCATCAGGAGAAATGATTCAGAAATTggacaaaggaagaaaaaaaatcgaAAACATTTGAAGAATCCTGCAGATTGTGTCTGTTCATGTCATTAGagcatcttcctcctcctcctcctcctgctctctgtctttatttgtcTGAGAGGACCTGAAGAAGAACAGACGTCTGACACACCTTACGGCCGTTTCACTGAAATCCAGGATATTCTCACTCTGATTCGGACCAAATAACTGGAACTAAAGAGATGAATTTAAAAGGTTTTGAAGATTAATATCATCATGGACGTCAATAGAAAAGTGTCAGAGCTGTTTCTTTA harbors:
- the bcar3 gene encoding breast cancer anti-estrogen resistance protein 3, giving the protein MMAEGRFASLPRSLHAHHSLEGGPAHPGAPSSSSYSSRRLQASLASSMDLLSSRPGFPPGQSAGLSELPPAAYQPISIHGTMPRRKRGGNNLAHGNYTWDPRANHTQAFACGNTSLSPGHVHPPLTSPLVQNIIDDFHGYREPAAGLDATVDYVKFSRDQFILDCPSEKLRRELEEELKMNCEEPRSHAWYHGAIPRQVAENSVQRDGDFLLRDSLSIPGSYVLTCQWRNAAQHFKINKKVVMLNEAYSRVEYRLDREGFDSVPALIRFYVGNRKPVSQVVGAIIFQPINRGLPLRCLEEKYGLSSTHRDSLMSQERRSQKRLSLNITNGHTHDNTHAAHDNAHQDNGVGRSRQLRLKDRCGSQPASLNQVQERRRPLKAHQSESFLPLGSKPQPDPLLPSPKSPVFRTGSEPVLSPSFPRRSAEPLAGQAIRGSDSQLCPKPPPKPSKVPLARLPRSPCLQPLVPSSASCNHTDSSSSVFPSPTLDSTCGESPVWRSGAPPAKPLKFSHSSSSSLLSPPDRLHYPDTDSVTGRTERLQPSPADLRSCSSLEWEEPISPDSITDDGLALQPPLCSYVDRLRREGDGEEEEEEEGGRRGLDRSSYHHAIAALENTSEEEEEDAGREEDGEEKRRRSSFQRPVVETESMFRPAEFGSRLLPPENKPLEMVVLKRAKELLLRHNHHSIARHLLMADCQVVRILGVSPELKGQMGVSSGLELVTLPHGRQLRLDLMERHHTMAIGVAVDILGCTGSVDERASTLNRIILVALELKDTVGDLFAFTALMKALDLPQISRLEETWTALRRNYTQTAISYEKTLKPFYKNLYEGTASPPPGVCVPLLLPLLTLMERPSITPEGGELWETSDQGCDIMLRHLEAARNVAHNTHSYTANAQKLLQGFQADEDLLEVFKTDFQLRLLWGSRGASVNQSDRYSKFTLILTALSRKLEPPPKTQTLI